The DNA sequence CGCACGGCCAGCACGGTGCGCTTCTTCGGCAAGCCGGAAAATGCATTGGTCTTCACCAATTCGACAGGGGCCGCCAGAAACAGCAAATGCTCGCCAAGCAGCGCTTCAGTCTCCATGCCGCTGACCTGCTTGACGACGAAATCGGCCAGCGCATGCGCCTCGTCTTCGCTCGAATCATCCGGATGCTGCCAGCCGAGCTCGTAGCCGAGAACCCCCTCCTGCGGATTGAGCAGCGGCTCCCTGACAATGAATTTCTCTTCTTGCATGACTTTCTAAAACACGTTTATGCGCGGCCGGCCTGTCAGAACCCCAGGCTGCCCAGCAGATCGTCCACCTGCTCCTGACCGGCGACGACGTCAGGATTGCCTTCCGGGTTGATCTGCGGGCCGTTCAGCAATCCGGAACCTGCATCGCGCCGCATTTCCGGCGGCGCGTAATCGATCAGGAGCTGGACCAGCTGCTGTTCGATGCCGTGGGCAAGCTCGGTCACCTTCTTGATCACCTGGCCGGTCAGATCCTGGAAATCCTGGGCCATCATGATAGTCAGCAGCTGCTGCTTGGTGGTGCCGGCGTCGCTCCTTACCTGCTCCAGGAAGGATAGGGTTTGCGCTGCCATGGCACGATAGCGCTCATCCGCATCGGGGCTTTGCAGCAATTCCTGCCATGCAGCGGCCAGCGTCCCTGCGCCGGCATCCATGCCCTCCTGCAGCGGGGTGGCGACGTCGGTTGCATTAAGCACGCGCTGCGCTGCCTGCTCAGTCATCTTGGCGACATAGCTCAGGCGATCCCTGGCCGTCGGCATCTCATAAGCGGCTTTTTCGATCAGCTTGTCGAAGCCCAGAGCGCGCAGATTCTGATGCAGGGCGCGGGTCATTTGGCCGATGCGCGCGAGCACCTCTTCCTGCTGCACAGCCACTTCGCCGCCCTGATGGCGCGGATTGTCCATGTCAGCCCGCCGCTTCCAGCTTCTCGAAGATCTTCGCTAGCTTTTCGTCAAGCGTGGCAGCGGTAAAGGGCTTAACGACGTAGCCGTTGGCGCCGGCCTGCGCGGCGGCGATGATGTTTTCCTTCTTGGCCTCGGCGGTCACCATCAGGACCGGAAGCTTGGCCAGCGCCGCGTCGGCGCGGATATTCTGCAGCATCGTCAGGCCGTCCATCACGGGCATGTTCCAGTCGGTGATGACGAAATCGAACTGCTCGCTTCGGAGTTTCGCAAGCGCCATGGCACCGTCTTCCGCTTCGTCCACGTTTGAATACCCCAATTCTTTGAGCAGATTGCGGACGATACGACGCATCGTCGAAAAGTCGTCAACAATCAAGAATTTCGTTTTCGGGTCAGCCATGAATCACTCCAATATTCCTTAAACGCGTTATCGAGCCCGCCCAACGATCATCCTCGGATGCGATCGGCTGGCCGAGTCCTAACATAAACAAACCTTACTCTATTATGCACCTTGTCATCGGCGGCAGCAGTCATCTTCCGAAGAAAATGCGCGGCCTGCGCTGACCATCCCGATTTTCCTGCAACCGGCGCAAGCCGCGGTCACACCCGCAGCGCGCGGCTGCTGT is a window from the Noviherbaspirillum sp. UKPF54 genome containing:
- the cheZ gene encoding protein phosphatase CheZ; this translates as MDNPRHQGGEVAVQQEEVLARIGQMTRALHQNLRALGFDKLIEKAAYEMPTARDRLSYVAKMTEQAAQRVLNATDVATPLQEGMDAGAGTLAAAWQELLQSPDADERYRAMAAQTLSFLEQVRSDAGTTKQQLLTIMMAQDFQDLTGQVIKKVTELAHGIEQQLVQLLIDYAPPEMRRDAGSGLLNGPQINPEGNPDVVAGQEQVDDLLGSLGF
- the cheY gene encoding chemotaxis response regulator CheY, whose amino-acid sequence is MADPKTKFLIVDDFSTMRRIVRNLLKELGYSNVDEAEDGAMALAKLRSEQFDFVITDWNMPVMDGLTMLQNIRADAALAKLPVLMVTAEAKKENIIAAAQAGANGYVVKPFTAATLDEKLAKIFEKLEAAG